The proteins below are encoded in one region of Phaseolus vulgaris cultivar G19833 chromosome 1, P. vulgaris v2.0, whole genome shotgun sequence:
- the LOC137816362 gene encoding protein WALLS ARE THIN 1-like → MADLGSASSRRMWCSFPERMQLHVAMLALQFGYAGFHVVSRAALNMGVSKLVFPVYRNIIALLLLLPFAYFLEKKERPAMSLNFACQFFLLALVGITANQGFYLLGLENTSPTFASAIQNSVPAITFLMAAIFRIEQVRLNRKDGLAKVAGTILCVIGATVITLYKGPTIYSPATRVNSMSSNTITTPVFDFGSLSLGDAKGKNWTLGCLYLIGHCLSWSGWLVLQAPLLKKYPARLSVTSYTCFFGLLQFLVIALVLERDAQAWLFHSGGEAFTILYAGVVASGIAFAVQIWCIDRGGPVFVAVYQPVQTFVVAIMATIALGEEFYLGGIIGAVLIVAGLYFVLWGKSEERKFAREQLAIASTTDHSIIRPASHAKASLAQPLLSSSTENV, encoded by the exons ATGGCTGATTTAGGCTCAGCCTCTTCCAGGAGAATGTGGTGTTCCTTTCCTGAAAGAATGCAGCTGCATGTGGCCATGCTGGCCTTGCAGTTTGGCTATGCTGGTTTCCATGTCGTCTCAAGGGCTGCCCTTAACATGGGTGTCAGCAAGCTTGTTTTCCCTGTCTATCGTAACATCATTGCCCTGCTTCTACTCCTTCCCTTTGCCTACTTCTTAGAAAA GAAGGAGAGGCCAGCAATGAGTTTAAACTTTGCCTGCCAGTTCTTTCTTCTGGCACTTGTCGG GATTACAGCAAACCAAGGTTTCTACTTGCTTGGGTTGGAGAACACATCCCCTACCTTCGCATCAGCAATACAGAACTCTGTCCCAGCCATTACATTCCTCATGGCAGCCATTTTCAG AATAGAGCAAGTGAGATTGAACCGAAAAGATGGGTTGGCAAAGGTGGCGGGAACCATTTTGTGTGTGATTGGGGCGACTGTGATCACACTTTACAAAGGTCCAACAATATATAGCCCAGCAACCCGTGTGAACAGCATGAGCAGCAACACAATAACAACACCAGTGTTTGATTTTGGGTCACTCTCACTGGGAGATGCAAAGGGGAAGAACTGGACCCTGGGGTGCTTGTACCTCATAGGACACTGCTTGTCATGGTCTGGTTGGCTTGTGCTGCAAGCACCACTTCTCAAGAAGTACCCTGCTCGCCTCTCTGTCACTTCCTACACCTGTTTCTTCGGACTCTTGCAGTTTTTGGTCATTGCTTTGGTCCTTGAAAGAGATGCACAGGCTTGGCTTTTCCACTCTGGTGGAGAAGCTTTCACAATTCTATATGCG GGAGTGGTGGCATCAGGAATTGCCTTCGCTGTACAAATATGGTGCATTGACAGAGGTGGCCCTGTGTTTGTTGCTGTGTATCAACCTGTTCAGACTTTTGTTGTCGCCATCATGGCAACCATAGCTTTAGGAGAAGAGTTCTACTTGGGAGG GATCATTGGAGCAGTGCTGATTGTAGCAGGACTGTACTTTGTTTTGTGGGGTAAAAGTGAAGAGAGGAAATTTGCTAGAGAACAGCTTGCGATTGCATCCACCACTGATCATAGCATCATAAGGCCTGCAAGCCACGCCAAAGCATCACTTGCTCAGCCACTTCTTTCTTCATCAACAGAGAATGTCTGA